A section of the Alkalihalobacillus sp. LMS39 genome encodes:
- a CDS encoding CDGSH iron-sulfur domain-containing protein — protein MAEEKVVIKINDNGSIRVNGDVELVDGEGNPFKVGKSFSLCRCGQSSKMPFCDGTHKTITFHSAPRAKE, from the coding sequence TTGGCAGAAGAAAAAGTGGTCATAAAGATTAATGATAATGGCTCAATCCGAGTGAATGGTGATGTCGAACTCGTTGATGGTGAGGGCAATCCATTTAAAGTAGGAAAGAGTTTTTCTCTTTGTCGCTGTGGTCAATCAAGTAAGATGCCTTTTTGTGACGGAACACATAAAACGATCACATTTCACAGTGCACCTCGAGCAAAAGAATAA
- a CDS encoding glycoside hydrolase family 3 C-terminal domain-containing protein has product MKHQETISNMTLEQKIALCSGQSFWETKEFTEFSIPSLFLSDGPHGLRKQEGEEDHLGLNASVATTCFPTASAVSATWDVELIAKMGEAIGKEAVKLGVNIVLGPGTNMKRNPLCGRNFEYFSEDPFLSGKLSAAWINGCQSTGTGVSLKHFALNNQELKRMTTDVIVDERAMREYYLPTFEIAVKEAKPTTLMCAYNKIEGTYCSDNRRLLHDILREEWGFDGVVMTDWGAMNDRVEAFKAGLDLEMPSSKGSFDEIVKEAVENGILDESDIDQCVDRLLTLIERTTSQKSEAVPENIFEDNHELARHIAQSSGVLLKNNDILPLKKGVNVAVIGKLAESPRYQGSGSSQVTPTKLVSLLDGVKSYTKDVSFAEGYTIEDNVEQDIHDKAVTVAKKADVVIFCLGLTDIFESEGFDRTHMRIPENQIQLLHAIAEVNPNIVIVVVGGSAIEMPWEKKGKAILHMQLSGQAGGQAAADLLFGAVNPSGKLTETYPMTYEDVVNSRYYQENPRQTPYLESMYCGYRYFTSANKKVRYPFGYGLSYTSFDYSEMKIQRSNKGEMTVTATIENTGQRAGHEVVQLYISPQTDGVYRPKRELKGFAKLYLEPGESKEIAIELDTRSFAIYDDKQSDWVVESGAYLLQLGANCEDIRLEENIKVDGVKPVRSDCSDWYYTLQGEPTKEDFLTIHEPYPEYVPKTKGSYDLSNSINEMKETSLVCKLIYKGIEKRIAMQTGGEVDYKNPEFKMLMDTSSNLPLKKMPLLAPDQMSFPVVHFILDTANGQLWQGLKRLLKKEV; this is encoded by the coding sequence ATGAAGCATCAAGAGACGATTTCAAACATGACGTTGGAACAAAAAATTGCTTTATGCTCTGGTCAATCTTTCTGGGAAACTAAAGAGTTCACAGAATTTAGCATACCATCATTGTTTTTAAGTGATGGACCTCATGGACTCCGCAAGCAAGAAGGGGAAGAAGATCACCTCGGACTGAATGCGAGTGTAGCAACAACATGTTTCCCAACAGCGAGTGCAGTCAGTGCGACATGGGACGTGGAGCTTATTGCAAAGATGGGGGAAGCGATCGGAAAAGAAGCGGTTAAGCTAGGTGTGAATATTGTGTTAGGACCTGGTACGAATATGAAAAGAAATCCCCTTTGTGGTCGTAATTTTGAATATTTCAGTGAAGACCCTTTTCTTTCTGGAAAACTGTCTGCCGCTTGGATTAACGGCTGCCAAAGTACAGGGACAGGTGTATCGTTAAAACACTTTGCCTTGAATAACCAAGAGCTAAAGCGAATGACGACGGATGTTATTGTTGATGAACGTGCGATGCGAGAATATTATTTACCGACTTTTGAAATTGCGGTGAAGGAAGCAAAACCGACAACACTTATGTGTGCGTATAACAAAATCGAAGGTACGTATTGCAGTGATAACCGAAGATTACTCCATGATATTTTACGAGAAGAATGGGGATTTGACGGAGTGGTAATGACGGATTGGGGCGCAATGAATGACCGAGTAGAAGCGTTTAAAGCAGGACTCGACTTAGAGATGCCAAGTAGCAAAGGCAGTTTTGACGAAATCGTAAAGGAAGCTGTTGAAAACGGTATTCTTGATGAATCAGACATTGATCAATGCGTGGACAGACTGCTCACGTTGATTGAACGAACGACAAGCCAAAAGAGTGAAGCTGTACCAGAAAATATATTTGAGGACAACCATGAGTTGGCAAGACACATTGCTCAATCCTCTGGTGTGTTGCTAAAAAACAACGACATTCTCCCACTAAAAAAAGGCGTGAATGTAGCGGTTATTGGCAAATTAGCGGAATCTCCTAGATATCAAGGTAGTGGTTCGTCTCAAGTCACTCCTACAAAACTAGTCAGCTTATTAGATGGTGTTAAATCCTATACGAAAGATGTTTCTTTTGCAGAAGGATACACGATAGAAGATAACGTGGAGCAAGACATTCATGACAAGGCAGTGACAGTTGCCAAAAAGGCAGATGTCGTCATCTTTTGTTTAGGGCTTACAGATATATTTGAAAGTGAAGGTTTTGACAGAACGCACATGCGAATTCCAGAAAACCAAATTCAGTTATTACATGCAATAGCCGAAGTCAATCCGAATATCGTTATCGTTGTTGTTGGAGGAAGTGCGATTGAAATGCCATGGGAAAAGAAAGGGAAGGCCATTCTTCACATGCAACTTTCCGGCCAAGCTGGAGGACAGGCGGCAGCGGATTTGCTATTCGGTGCTGTCAATCCAAGCGGGAAATTGACGGAAACTTATCCGATGACATATGAAGATGTGGTGAACAGCCGGTATTATCAAGAGAACCCAAGACAAACTCCATATTTAGAAAGTATGTATTGTGGCTATCGCTACTTCACTTCAGCTAACAAAAAAGTGAGATATCCATTTGGATACGGATTGTCTTATACATCTTTTGACTATTCCGAAATGAAAATACAAAGAAGTAACAAGGGAGAAATGACGGTAACAGCTACTATAGAAAATACAGGACAACGGGCAGGCCATGAAGTTGTTCAGTTATATATTTCTCCACAAACAGATGGTGTTTATCGACCGAAACGAGAACTGAAAGGTTTTGCTAAACTTTATCTTGAACCTGGTGAAAGTAAAGAGATTGCCATAGAATTAGATACGAGGAGTTTTGCTATTTATGATGATAAACAATCAGACTGGGTTGTGGAAAGTGGAGCGTACCTCCTTCAGCTTGGAGCGAATTGTGAAGATATTCGATTAGAAGAAAACATAAAGGTAGACGGAGTTAAGCCGGTGCGAAGTGACTGCAGTGACTGGTACTATACGTTACAAGGAGAACCAACAAAAGAGGATTTCTTAACGATACATGAGCCCTACCCTGAATATGTACCGAAAACAAAAGGATCGTATGATTTATCAAATTCAATAAACGAGATGAAAGAAACAAGTTTGGTTTGTAAGCTAATTTACAAAGGGATCGAGAAAAGAATTGCAATGCAAACCGGTGGAGAAGTCGATTACAAAAATCCTGAGTTTAAAATGCTGATGGATACGTCTTCAAACCTTCCCCTGAAAAAAATGCCATTGCTCGCACCAGATCAAATGTCATTTCCAGTTGTTCATTTTATTTTAGACACAGCTAATGGCCAGTTATGGCAAGGGTTAAAAAGGTTATTAAAGAAAGAAGTGTAG
- a CDS encoding DUF2200 domain-containing protein — MAKHKIYTMSFANVYPHYVAKAEKKGRTKTEVDEIICWLTGYSQEQFEAQLEKQTNFETFFEEAPRLNPSRTLIKGVVCGVRVENVEEPTMREIRYLDKLIDELAKGKAMEKILRT, encoded by the coding sequence ATGGCGAAGCATAAAATTTATACAATGAGTTTTGCAAACGTCTATCCCCATTATGTAGCAAAGGCAGAGAAAAAAGGCCGAACGAAAACCGAAGTGGATGAAATCATCTGTTGGTTGACGGGGTATAGTCAAGAGCAATTTGAAGCACAATTGGAAAAACAAACAAATTTTGAGACTTTTTTTGAAGAAGCGCCCCGACTGAATCCTTCGCGAACGTTAATCAAAGGTGTCGTCTGTGGTGTCCGTGTAGAAAACGTTGAAGAGCCAACAATGCGAGAAATTCGCTATTTAGATAAGTTAATTGATGAGCTGGCGAAAGGAAAGGCGATGGAGAAAATATTACGAACATAA
- a CDS encoding response regulator transcription factor: protein MSRLLVVDDDPHIRELVKLALRVDGYDLTEAESGTEALLIMNRERMDAAIVDIMLPGVDGLHVCREIKQYYDIPVLMLTAKGTNGDKIKGFQSGTDDYLVKPFDPVELKYRIKALLRRFRMENGYSVQIGNVYMNRERVVRVGEKSIRLPPKEFDLLFKLAAHPNRGLTREQLIEHVWGIDFEGDERTVDVHVKRLRERFSKLTDNFEIVTVRGLGYRLETKHV, encoded by the coding sequence ATGAGTAGATTGCTTGTTGTTGATGATGACCCACATATTAGAGAGTTAGTAAAGCTAGCGCTTCGTGTAGATGGTTATGACCTCACCGAAGCAGAAAGTGGAACGGAAGCTCTCCTCATTATGAACCGTGAGCGCATGGATGCTGCTATTGTGGATATTATGCTCCCAGGGGTGGATGGATTGCATGTTTGCCGTGAAATAAAGCAATACTATGACATCCCAGTCCTTATGCTGACGGCGAAGGGAACAAATGGAGATAAGATAAAAGGCTTTCAATCAGGTACAGACGATTATTTGGTAAAGCCATTTGACCCAGTAGAATTAAAGTATAGAATCAAGGCATTATTACGGAGGTTTCGAATGGAAAATGGTTATTCTGTACAAATTGGAAATGTATATATGAATAGAGAGCGTGTTGTTCGGGTTGGTGAAAAGTCTATAAGACTACCACCTAAGGAGTTCGATTTACTGTTTAAACTAGCAGCACATCCTAATCGTGGTTTAACGCGTGAGCAATTAATTGAACATGTGTGGGGAATTGATTTTGAAGGAGATGAGCGGACTGTCGACGTTCATGTAAAGCGGTTGAGAGAACGCTTTTCAAAGCTGACCGACAACTTTGAAATTGTGACTGTTCGAGGGCTAGGTTATCGGTTGGAGACTAAACATGTTTAA